The following coding sequences are from one Camarhynchus parvulus chromosome 1, STF_HiC, whole genome shotgun sequence window:
- the NHS gene encoding Nance-Horan syndrome protein isoform X3 has translation MEEGREIRQKKVKSHPPEDEDTDVMLGQRPKNPIHNIPSTLDKQTNWSKALPLPTPEEKMKQDAQVISSCIIPINVTGVGFDREASIRCSLVHSQSVLQRRRKLRRRKTISGIPRRVQQEIDSDESPVARERNVIVHTNPEFPGSNNRRLGTRDSECQTEEILIAAPSRRRIRAQRGQSVVASLSHSTGNILVLADNGDAVFAAAVSNRIRSRSLPREGARASEGHQDATTKSAGYEAEHFLAGQERIPKKGKEILSQQGSQECQPIGLTCPQHLHSPEHSISERGRSRLSRMVDSGSCEISSNSDTFGSPIHSISTAGVLLSSHMDQKDDHQSSSGNWSGSSSTCPSQTSETIPPAASPPLTGSSHCDSELSLNTAPNANEDSNVFITEQFGDHADKVRGHRASSFTSTVADLLDDPNNSNTSDSEWNYLHHHHDASCRQDFSPERPKADSLGCPSFTSMATYDSFLEKTPSDKADTSSHFSVDTEGYYTSMHFDCGLKGNKSYICNYAAPGSESGQTGSVTSSLADYAWQECVSHRRQAQQCISLKKPKAKPAPPKRSSSLRKSEGSTDLPDKIEPKISGGQHVSHTAREMKLPLEFSNTPSRVEGPNLPAKQELPWPNQDDGGLKDTPFDTASIPSFKDEGAEQPHYADLWLLNDLKSSDPYRSLSNSSTATGTTVIECIKSPESSESQTSQSGSRATTPSLPSVDNEFKLASPEKLAGLASPSSGYSSQSETPTSSFPTAFFSGPLSPGGSKRKPKVPERKSSLQQPLSKDGTASVSKDLELPIIPPTHLDLSALHNVLSKPFAHRHQLHTFSQSKQSTVGDALQPGPPSALAITPSVLKSVHLRAVNKPEGVKHKGSTPDLLCIQETTLMATEVSPGKMRPLLAKKPVSRQYATDETIMLYIDTSPAEAGAGKPPLEKSSSFGGQNSCEREAVTSASMGLVEIKPGNDQTHLAAEHLPEISPNQTSAVPMDGFQKGSAVPTSDDETKKPVQGAETVHDLQQVQAQQELSMGSEGNVEAGPMDESPAQAEEPAITYQFKHEPDVSHHVPGNINYEAEMAAVDSLSEEGCKQENDITSGIPTKSASDDSRADETVGGADEPSLKESSPSDESIMSPLSEESQADTEDAFMSPNKPRTTEDLFAVIHRSKRKVLGRKDSGDLSVRNRLRASSGTSSQPPTTSTLPTSNMPPASNVGTPISSQRSPGLIYRNAKKSNTSNEEFKLLLLKKGSRSDSSYRMSATEILKSPILPKSPGELTADTLQSTEESPPTTSPDALSPLSPCSPRVNTEGFSSKNFPMSASSRVGRSRAPPAASSSRYSVRCRLYNTPMQAISEGDTENSDGSPHDDRSSQSST, from the exons AtggaagaagggagggaaatTAGGCAGAAGAAGGTAAAG TCCCATCCACCAGAGGACGAAGATACAGATGTCATGTTAGGGCAGAGGCCGAAAAATCCAATACATAATATCCCTTCTACACTGGATAAACAAACCAATTGGAGTAAAGCACTACCTCTCCCAActccagaggagaaaatgaaacaagatGCCCAAGTGATTTCTTCTTGCATTATCCCCATCAATGTCACTG GAGTTGGTTTTGACAGAGAGGCTAGTATACGCTGCTCTCTTGTTCATTCACAATCTGTACTACAGCGGAGACGAAAgttgaggaggaggaaaaccaTCTCTGGCATCCCCAGAAGAGTGCAACAAGAAATAG ATTCAGACGAGTCGCCAGTGGCGAGAGAGCGCAATGTGATTGTGCACACAAACCCAGAATTCCCTGGCTCCAACAACAGGAGGTTGGGGACCCGGGATTCGGAGTGCCAGACGGAAGAAATCCTGATAGCTGCTCCCTCCCGGCGACGGATCCGTGCCCAGCGGGGGCAGAGCGTTGTCGCCTCCCTCTCCCACTCCACTGGCAACATCCTGGTGCTCGCAGACAACGGGGATGCggtctttgctgctgctgtgagcaacCGCATCCGCTCGCGGAGCCTTCCCCGCGAGGGCGCCCGGGCCAGCGAGGGCCATCAGGATGCCACCACCAAGAGTGCAGGGTACGAAGCAGAGCACTTCCTAGCTGGTCAGGAGAGGAtcccaaaaaaggggaaggagatctTGAGCCAGCAGGGTTCACAGGAGTGCCAGCCCATTGGTTTAACTTGTCCTCAGCACCTGCATAGCCCCGAGCACAGCATCAGCGAGAGGGGGAGATCGCGGCTGTCAAGGATGGTCGATTCAGGCAGCTGTGAAATTTCATCCAACTCAGACACCTTCGGGAGCCCAATTCACTCCATCTCCACAGCAGGagtcctgctcagcagccacaTGGACCAGAAAGATGACCACCAGTCCTCCAGTGGCAACTggagtgggagcagctccacGTGTCCCTCCCAGACATCTGAAAccattcctcctgctgcctctcctccacTAACAGGCTCCTCACACTGTGACTCCGAGCTGTCACTCAATACCGCTCCCAATGCCAACGAGGACTCCAATGTCTTCATCACAGAGCAGTTTGGTGACCATGCAGACAAAGTCAGGGGCCACAGGGCAAGCTCCTTCACATCCACTGTGGCAGATTTACTGGATGACCCCAACAACAGCAACACAAGCGACAGTGAGTGGAACTACCTGCACCATCACCATGACGCCTCCTGTCGCCAGGATTTCAGCCCTGAGCGCCCGAAGgcagacagcctgggctgtcccagcttTACCAGCATGGCCACCTATGACAGCTTCCTTGAGAAGACCCCCTCTGACAAGGCAGACACTAGCTCACACTTTTCTGTGGATACTGAAGGATACTATACCTCCATGCACTTTGACTGCGGTCTGAAGGGTAATAAAAGCTATATTTGCAACTATGCAGCCCCAGGCTCCGAGAGTGGCCAGACTGGAAGCGTGACTTCCAGCCTAGCTGACTATGCCTGGCAGGAGTGCGTGAGCCACAGGAGGCAGGCACAGCAGTGCATCTCACTGAAGAAACCAAAGGCAAAGCCAGCCCCACCAAAACGCAGCTCGTCTTTGAGGAAATCAGAGGGCAGCACCGACCTTCCTGACAAGATAGAACCAAAGATCAGTGGTGGGCAGCATGTTTCTCACACTGCCAGGGAGATGAAGCTGCCCCTTGAGTTTTCAAACACACCTTCCCGAGTGGAAGGCCCCAACCTGCCAGCCAAGCAGGAGCTTCCCTGGCCAAACCAGGATGATGGTGGGTTAAAGGACACTCCATTTGACACCGCCAGTATCCCCTCCTTTAAAGATGAAGGTGCTGAACAACCTCACTATGCAGACCTCTGGCTTCTGAACGACTTGAAATCTAGCGATCCTTACAGGTCCTTGTCCAATTCAAGCACTGCTACGGGTACTACAGTCATCGAGTGCATCAAGTCACCAGAGAGCTCTGAATCCCAGACGTCTCAGTCTGGGTCACGAGCTACaaccccatccctcccctctgTTGATAATGAGTTTAAGCTGGCCTCCCCGGAGAAGTTGGCAGGGTTAGCCTCACCCTCCAGTGGGTACTCCAGCCAGTCAGAGACGCCCACCTCTTCTTTTCCGACCGCTTTCTTTTCAGGACCATTGTCTCCAGGGGGGAGCAAGAGGAAGCCGAAAGTTCCAGAGAGGAAGTCATCGCTGCAGCAGCCGCTCTCAAAAGATGGCACTGCCTCAGTGAGCAAAGACCTCGAACTTCCGATTATACCTCCTACTCACCTTGACCTAAGTGCTCTTCACAATGTCTTGAGCAAGCCCTTCGCTCACAGGCACCAGCTGCATACCTTTAGCCAGAGCAAGCAGAGCACGGTCGGGGACGCCCTGCAGCCCggccctccctctgccctcGCCATCACACCCTCCGTTCTCAAGTCTGTCCACCTCCGGGCAGTCAACAAGCCTGAAGGAGTGAAACATAAAGGCAGCACCCCAGACCTGCTCTGCATACAGGAGACCACCTTGATGGCAACCGAGGTCTCTCCAGGCAAAATGAGGCCACTCTTAGCTAAGAAACCAGTATCACGCCAATACGCTACAGATGAGACCATAATGCTGTACATTGACACTTCCCCAGCAGAAGCAGGCGCTGGAAAACCACCTTTAGAGAAAAGCTCCTCTTTTGGTGGGCAGAATAGCTGTGAGAGAGAAGCTGTAACTTCAGCAAGCATGGGTCTGGTTGAAATCAAACCTGGGAACGACCAAACACACCTGGCCGCTGAACACTTACCAGAAATCTCTCCGAATCAGACAAGTGCCGTCCCCATGGATGGCTTTCAGAAGGGCTCAGCTGTCCCCACAAGTGATGATGAAACAAAGAAACCTGTCCAGGGAGCAGAAACAGTGCATGATCTTCAGCAAGTGCAGGCTCAGCAAGAGCTCTCCATGGGCAGTGAGGGGAACGTGGAAGCTGGGCCCATGGATGaaagcccagctcaggctgaggAACCAGCCATCACCTATCAGTTTAAGCATGAACCCGATGTAAGCCACCATGTGCCTGGGAATATCAACTATGAAGCAGAGATGGCAGCAGTAGATTCACTCAGTGAAGAGGGTTGCAAGCAGGAAAACGATATCACATCAGGTATCCCAACCAAAAGTGCCTCTGATGACAGCAGGGCAGACGAGACGGTGGGCGGCGCAGACGAGCCTTCGCTGAAAG AGTCTTCTCCAAGCGACGAGTCCATCATGTCTCCACTGAGCGAGGAGTCACAGGCTGACACTGAGGATGCCTTCATGTCTCCAAACAAACCCCGCACTACTGAGGATCTGTTTGCAGTCATTCACAG ATCAAAAAGGAAAGTTCTTGGGAGAAAGGATTCTGGAGACCTTTCCGTAAGAAACAGATTGAGAGCTTCATCTGGGACCAGCAGCCAGCCTCCCACCACCAGCACACTGCCTACCAGCAACATGCCACCAGCCAGCAACGTGGGCACTCCCATCAGCAGTCAGAGGTCCCCCGGGCTCATATACAGGAATGCCAAAAAGTCCAACACATCCAATGAGGAGTTTAAGCTACTGCTCCTTAAAAAGGGCAGCCGATCTGATTCCAGCTACAGGATGTCTGCcacagaaattctgaaaagtCCTATTTTGCCGAAGTCTCCCGGAGAGCTGACAGCAGACACCCTTCAAAGCACGGAAGAGTCTCCTCCCACAACGAGCCCAGATGCATTATCACCgctctccccctgctcccccagggtCAACACGGAAGGATTCTCCTCCAAGAACTTCCCCATGTCGGCGTCCTCGCGAGTGGGGCGGTCGCGGGCCCCGCCGGCGGCCAGCAGCAGCCGGTACAGTGTGCGCTGCCGGCTCTACAACACCCCCATGCAGGCCATCTCCGAGGGGGACACCGAGAACTCGGACGGCAGCCCCCACGATGATCGCTCTTCTCAAAGCTCTACATAG